A portion of the Myripristis murdjan chromosome 13, fMyrMur1.1, whole genome shotgun sequence genome contains these proteins:
- the wdfy1 gene encoding WD repeat and FYVE domain-containing protein 1, with translation MAAEIHSRPQTSRPVLLNKIEGHSDSVNAAVLIPKEDGVITVSEDRTIRVWLKRDSGQYWPSIYHTVSSPCSCMSYHHDSRRIFIGQDNGAVVEFLISEDFNKMNHVKTYPAHQNRVSDMVFSLESEWVVSTGHDKSVSWMCTQSGSMLGRHYFTSWASCLQYDHETQHAFIGDYSGQITLLKLERQTYSTITTLKGHEGSIGALWWDPVQRLLFSGASDHSVIMWDIGGRKGRTLLLQGHHERVQAVRYLQLTRQLVSCSADGGITVWNMDTPREEAPQWLDSDSCQKCEQPFFWNIKQMWDTKTLGLRQHHCRKCGKAVCGKCSSKRSTYPIMGFEFPVRVCDACFDTIKEEDRTPLATFHEGKHNIAHMDMDPSRGLMVTCGSDRIVKIWDMTQVVGCSLATGFSPR, from the exons ATGGCGGCGGAGATTCATTCGAGGCCCCAAACCTCTAGACCGGTCCTTCTGAACAAGATTGAGGGACACTCAGACTCTGTCAATGCGGCCGTTTTGATACCGAAAGAGGATGGAGTGATCACGGTTAGCGAGGACCG aaCCATCCGGGTATGGCTGAAGAGAGACAGCGGTCAGTACTGGCCAAGCATCTACCACACAGTCTCCT CTCCATGCTCCTGCATGTCGTACCACCATGACAGCAGACGCATCTTCATAGGCCAGGACAATGGAGCTGTTGTG GAGTTCCTCATCTCTGAGGATTTCAACAAGATGAACCATGTCAAGACATATCCAG cccACCAGAACCGTGTGTCAGATATGGTATTTTCCCTGGAAAGTGAGTGGGTGGTGAGCACTGGCCATGACAAGAGTGTGAGCTGGATGTGCACCCAGAGTGGCAGCATGCTGGGGAGACACTACTTCACATCTTGGGCCTCTTGCTTACA ATATGATCACGAGACGCAGCATGCCTTCATAGGCGATTACTCAGGACAGATCACCCTGCTGAAGCTGGAGAGGCAGACCTACTCCACCATCACTACACTGAAGGGCCAtgaag GCAGTATAGGGGCCCTGTGGTGGGACCCCGTCCAGAGGCTGCTGTTCTCGGGGGCCTCCGACCACAGCGTCATCATGTGGGACATCGGGGGCCGCAAAGGGCGAACGCTACTGCTGCAGGGCCACCA TGAGCGTGTTCAGGCAGTGCGCTACCTCCAGCTGACCAGGCAGCTGGTGTCCTGCTCGGCCGACGGCGGCATCACAGTGTGGAACATGGACACACCCAGAGAGGAG GCTCCCCAGTGGTTAGACAGCGACTCCTGTCAGAAGTGCGAGCAGCCTTTCTTTTGGAACATCAAGCAAATGTGGGACACCAAGACGCTGGGTCTTAGACAG CATCACTGCAGGAAGTGCGGCAAAGCTGTgtgtgggaaatgtagttctAAGCGCTCCACCTACCCTATCATGGGCTTCGAGTTCCCGGTGAGGGTGTGTGACGCCTGCTTTGACACCATCAAAGAAGAAGA tcGGACACCCTTGGCCACATTCCACGAGGGGAAACACAACATCGCCCACATGGACATGGACCCGTCCAGAGGCCTGATGGTCACTTGTGGCAGCGACCGCATCGTTAAG ATCTGGGACATGACACAGGTGGTTGGCTGTAGCTTAGCAACAGGCTTCTCTCCTCGCTGA